From a region of the Coprococcus comes ATCC 27758 genome:
- a CDS encoding CD3337/EF1877 family mobilome membrane protein yields MKERIKGAFTKRRILHFLKTALFVVALSLILLSLLGTVAHATGLVDDTINAENLYSKYPLSNYQLDFYVDNSWSWLPWNWLDGIGKSVQYGLYCITNFVWTISLYLSNATGYVVQEAYKLDFINDMADSIGKSIQTLAGVTENGFSSTGFYVGFLLLIILVVGMYVAYTGLIKRETSKALHAVINFVVVFVLSASFIAYAPDYIKKINEFSSDISTASLDLGTKIMLPNSDSEGKDSVDLIRDSLFSIQVEQPWLLLQFGNSNIEEIGTDRVEALVSVSPEDEDGKTREEVVKIEIEDNDNNNLTIPQVVNRLGMVFFLLFFNLGITIFVFLLTGMMLFSQILFIIFAMFLPISFLLSMIPSYESMAKQAIVRVFNTIMTRAGITLIVTVAFSISSMFYNISTDYPFFMVAFLQIVCFAGIYMKLGDLMSMFSLNANDSQSMGRRIFRRPYLYLAHRARRMERRLAGAVTAGGVAGAVAGSSVAGKRAERKNTASKENRGNTTSSMGQRAGSKVGAVLDTKNKVKDKANAVKENIKDMPTQTAYAVYSAKEKAKSSVSDFKRGMVQEQQSRQTGRLEKQEQHRQNIADKRMELQKAQEARQAQRKADGSATTGATRPHERPATASSVSKTGAEKMQEVKRPATATTSKISEPVKANVIKERPLSSGASDRKATQPAQPVHRQNVEKVVSQETRQNYKTERTTKTQTFEQSKHTTEHTEKNRNLVTKKGQKKK; encoded by the coding sequence ATGAAAGAAAGGATAAAAGGTGCGTTCACAAAAAGGAGGATACTTCACTTTCTCAAAACGGCTCTGTTCGTGGTGGCACTCTCCCTTATCCTGCTTTCACTTTTGGGGACGGTGGCTCATGCAACGGGACTTGTAGACGATACTATCAATGCAGAAAATCTTTACTCAAAATATCCGCTATCTAACTACCAGCTTGATTTTTATGTGGATAATAGCTGGTCGTGGTTGCCGTGGAACTGGCTGGACGGCATTGGAAAATCGGTACAGTACGGGCTTTACTGCATTACCAACTTTGTCTGGACGATAAGCCTTTATTTAAGCAATGCCACGGGCTATGTGGTGCAGGAAGCCTATAAACTTGATTTTATTAACGATATGGCAGACAGTATCGGAAAGAGCATACAGACCCTTGCAGGTGTAACCGAGAACGGCTTTTCTTCTACGGGCTTCTATGTTGGTTTCCTGCTTCTCATTATCTTAGTGGTGGGAATGTATGTTGCTTATACGGGACTGATTAAACGGGAAACCAGCAAGGCACTTCACGCTGTTATCAACTTTGTGGTGGTGTTCGTGCTGTCCGCTTCGTTTATTGCCTACGCTCCCGACTACATCAAGAAGATAAATGAATTTTCATCAGACATCAGTACCGCTTCTTTGGACTTGGGAACAAAAATCATGCTCCCCAACTCCGACAGCGAGGGCAAGGACAGCGTGGACTTGATACGGGACAGCCTATTTTCTATTCAAGTGGAACAGCCGTGGCTACTTCTGCAATTCGGTAACAGCAACATAGAAGAAATCGGGACAGACCGTGTGGAAGCTCTGGTATCAGTAAGTCCAGAGGACGAGGACGGAAAGACCAGAGAGGAAGTCGTGAAAATAGAAATCGAGGATAACGACAATAATAATCTGACGATACCGCAGGTGGTAAACCGTTTAGGTATGGTGTTCTTCCTCTTGTTCTTCAACTTGGGGATAACGATATTTGTATTCTTGCTTACGGGCATGATGTTGTTTAGCCAGATACTTTTTATTATTTTTGCAATGTTTTTACCTATCAGCTTTCTACTTTCCATGATACCCAGCTATGAAAGCATGGCAAAGCAGGCAATCGTAAGGGTGTTTAATACCATAATGACACGGGCAGGAATAACGCTCATTGTAACAGTGGCGTTCAGTATTTCCAGTATGTTTTATAACATTTCCACAGATTACCCGTTTTTCATGGTGGCGTTCTTGCAGATAGTATGTTTCGCAGGTATCTATATGAAGCTGGGCGACTTAATGAGTATGTTCTCTTTGAACGCTAACGACAGTCAAAGCATGGGACGAAGAATTTTCCGCAGACCGTATCTATACTTGGCACATAGGGCTAGGCGTATGGAAAGACGGCTTGCTGGTGCGGTTACTGCTGGTGGTGTTGCTGGTGCGGTGGCTGGTAGTTCTGTTGCTGGCAAAAGAGCTGAAAGAAAAAATACAGCTTCTAAAGAAAATCGGGGCAATACCACTTCCAGCATGGGACAGCGTGCAGGCTCAAAGGTGGGTGCTGTCTTAGATACGAAAAATAAAGTGAAAGACAAGGCAAATGCTGTCAAAGAAAACATCAAGGATATGCCGACACAGACCGCTTATGCGGTGTATTCCGCAAAGGAAAAGGCAAAGTCCAGCGTGTCCGACTTCAAGCGTGGCATGGTGCAGGAACAGCAGTCCAGACAGACGGGACGATTGGAAAAGCAGGAACAGCATAGGCAGAATATCGCTGACAAGCGTATGGAGCTTCAAAAGGCACAAGAAGCAAGGCAGGCACAGCGAAAGGCTGACGGATCAGCGACAACGGGAGCTACCCGTCCCCATGAGCGACCAGCCACAGCTTCAAGCGTTTCAAAGACGGGTGCTGAAAAAATGCAGGAAGTCAAACGTCCTGCCACAGCGACCACTTCAAAGATAAGTGAGCCAGTCAAAGCAAATGTTATCAAAGAGCGTCCGCTATCTTCTGGTGCTTCTGATAGAAAAGCGACCCAACCTGCACAGCCAGTACATAGGCAGAATGTAGAAAAAGTGGTATCGCAGGAAACACGCCAGAATTACAAAACAGAGCGTACCACAAAAACACAGACCTTTGAACAATCAAAGCATACAACGGAACATACCGAGAAGAACCGTAACCTTGTAACGAAGAAAGGACAGAAGAAAAAATGA
- a CDS encoding lysozyme family protein, with amino-acid sequence MKLKHIAIIGSLFPILFSLVLFFGVLISADSDDENSNFSSGITGMNLSAEVLKHQPMVEKYAREYGISEYVNVLLAIIQVESGGTAEDVMQSSESLGLPPNSLDTESSIKQGCKYFASLLSSCQNQGIDDLNVAIQSYNYGGGYVGYVTGNGKKHTFNLAENFAREKSGGKKVTYTNPIAVAKNGGWRYGYGNMFYVELVNQYLTVPQVSGELAQKVMNEALKYQGWKYVYGGSNPNTSFDCSGLTQWCYGKAGISLPRTAQMQYDATQHLPLSQAKAGDLVFFHSTYNAGSYVTHVGIYLGNNQMYHAGDPIGYADLSSSYWQQHLIGAGRVKQ; translated from the coding sequence ATGAAACTGAAACATATCGCTATCATTGGCAGTCTGTTTCCTATCCTCTTTTCGCTGGTGCTGTTTTTTGGGGTGTTGATAAGTGCGGACAGCGACGACGAGAACAGCAACTTTTCTTCTGGCATTACGGGTATGAACTTATCCGCAGAAGTTTTGAAACATCAGCCTATGGTAGAAAAATACGCCAGAGAATACGGTATCTCTGAGTATGTCAATGTATTGTTGGCTATCATTCAAGTAGAAAGTGGCGGTACGGCAGAAGATGTTATGCAAAGTTCAGAAAGTCTGGGACTACCGCCCAACTCTTTAGATACGGAAAGCTCAATCAAGCAGGGGTGTAAATATTTTGCGTCCCTGCTTTCTTCCTGCCAAAATCAAGGTATCGACGATTTGAATGTAGCGATACAGTCCTATAACTATGGCGGTGGCTATGTGGGATATGTGACTGGAAACGGGAAAAAGCATACCTTTAATCTTGCGGAAAATTTTGCCCGTGAGAAATCGGGTGGAAAGAAAGTAACCTACACCAACCCGATAGCTGTTGCGAAGAATGGGGGCTGGCGGTATGGTTACGGAAATATGTTCTATGTGGAATTAGTCAATCAATATCTAACTGTTCCGCAGGTATCGGGAGAACTGGCACAAAAGGTAATGAATGAAGCGTTGAAATATCAAGGCTGGAAATATGTGTATGGTGGCAGTAACCCCAACACTTCTTTTGACTGTTCGGGACTGACGCAATGGTGCTATGGAAAAGCTGGTATCTCTTTACCGAGAACAGCACAAATGCAATATGACGCTACCCAACATCTTCCTCTTTCGCAGGCAAAGGCTGGGGACTTGGTATTTTTCCATTCCACCTATAACGCTGGTTCGTATGTAACCCACGTCGGTATTTATCTAGGAAATAACCAGATGTACCATGCAGGCGACCCGATAGGATATGCAGACCTAAGCAGTAGTTACTGGCAACAGCACTTAATCGGTGCAGGACGAGTAAAACAATAG
- a CDS encoding conjugal transfer protein, with product MFKKNKKQTETIKEPKEKKVRTVKVGTHKKTVIALWVVLIASVSFGVYKNFTAIDQHTTHEKEIIKLRLQDTNGIENFVKNFAKSYYTWNNSKEAIEARTQAISGYLTKELQDLNVDTIRTDIPTSSTVTDVIVWSIEQSGTDTFSATYEVDQQIKEGEQTSNVKATYTVKVHVDADGDIVIIQNPTLAPAIEKSDYEPKTPEADASVDADTVNDATAFLETFFKLYPTATEKELAYYVSGNVLEPIGRDYLYSELVNPIFTKDGDNVKVKVGVKFLDNQTKATQISQYELVLHKDSNWKIVG from the coding sequence ATGTTTAAGAAGAATAAGAAACAGACAGAAACTATTAAAGAACCAAAAGAAAAAAAGGTGCGTACTGTCAAGGTAGGCACACATAAGAAAACCGTGATTGCGTTGTGGGTGGTGCTTATCGCAAGCGTGAGCTTTGGGGTATATAAGAATTTTACGGCTATCGACCAACACACGACCCATGAAAAAGAAATCATTAAGCTTCGCTTGCAGGACACCAACGGGATAGAAAATTTCGTGAAGAACTTTGCGAAGTCCTATTACACATGGAATAACAGTAAAGAAGCGATTGAAGCAAGGACGCAGGCAATCAGCGGTTATCTGACAAAGGAATTGCAGGACTTAAATGTTGATACCATTAGAACCGACATACCGACCAGCTCCACAGTTACAGATGTGATTGTGTGGAGTATCGAACAATCGGGAACGGACACTTTTTCTGCTACCTACGAAGTAGATCAGCAGATAAAAGAGGGAGAACAGACAAGCAATGTGAAAGCAACCTATACCGTAAAAGTCCATGTAGACGCTGACGGGGATATAGTAATCATTCAGAACCCTACCCTTGCACCAGCAATCGAAAAATCAGACTATGAACCTAAGACACCAGAAGCAGACGCAAGTGTAGACGCTGATACCGTGAATGACGCTACCGCATTTCTGGAAACATTCTTTAAGCTCTACCCGACAGCTACGGAAAAAGAGCTTGCCTATTATGTATCGGGAAATGTGCTTGAACCTATCGGCAGGGACTATCTTTATTCTGAACTGGTAAACCCTATCTTTACAAAGGACGGGGACAATGTGAAAGTCAAGGTAGGCGTGAAATTCCTTGATAATCAGACAAAGGCGACGCAGATATCGCAGTATGAACTTGTGCTACATAAGGATAGTAACTGGAAGATTGTAGGATAA
- a CDS encoding GntR family transcriptional regulator produces MKIIINHSSMIPIYEQIVEQVKALIRNGKLKENDNLPSVRSLAKELKISALTVKKAYDSLENEGFTVTIHGKGTYVTATNTELLLEEQKKELESDLERVIQKGRCYGISDEDIKKLFELILEG; encoded by the coding sequence ATGAAAATTATTATAAACCATTCTTCAATGATACCTATTTACGAGCAAATAGTAGAACAAGTTAAAGCTTTAATTCGGAATGGAAAATTAAAAGAAAATGATAATCTTCCGTCTGTTCGTTCTCTTGCAAAAGAATTAAAAATAAGTGCTCTAACTGTGAAAAAAGCATATGATAGCTTGGAAAACGAGGGGTTTACGGTAACAATTCATGGAAAAGGAACATATGTTACTGCTACAAATACAGAGCTTTTATTAGAGGAACAGAAAAAGGAATTAGAAAGTGATTTAGAACGAGTTATTCAAAAAGGCAGATGTTACGGTATCAGTGATGAAGATATAAAAAAACTATTTGAGTTAATTTTGGAGGGTTAG
- a CDS encoding ABC transporter ATP-binding protein, translated as MLKIEHLKKSYENFSLDCSLEVKKGHVTGLIGQNGAGKSTTFKAILGLISFDSGTINILGKSLQDFTAKDKQDLGVVLSDSGFSGYLTINDIIPIIDNLYQNFDKSFFIEQVKKFQLPRNKRIKDFSTGMKAKVKVLVAVSHNAKLLILDEPTAGLDVIARDELLEMLRDFIEKDEERSILISSHISSDLETLCDDLYMIHQGKVIMHEDTDVLLSDYALLKVDEEEYCKLDRQYILRTKKESYGYSCLTNQKQYYAENYPQMAIEKGNIDEVITMMIRGVE; from the coding sequence ATGTTAAAAATTGAGCATTTGAAAAAAAGTTATGAAAACTTTTCGCTTGATTGTTCTCTTGAAGTAAAGAAAGGTCATGTAACTGGTTTGATTGGTCAAAATGGTGCAGGAAAAAGCACAACATTTAAAGCTATTTTAGGGCTAATTTCCTTTGATAGTGGAACTATCAATATTCTTGGAAAGTCATTACAAGATTTTACTGCAAAAGACAAGCAAGATTTGGGAGTAGTTCTTTCGGACTCTGGCTTTAGTGGATATTTAACAATCAATGATATTATTCCTATTATTGATAATTTATATCAAAATTTTGATAAATCATTTTTTATAGAACAAGTTAAAAAGTTTCAGCTTCCACGAAATAAAAGAATAAAAGATTTTTCAACTGGTATGAAAGCGAAAGTAAAAGTCTTAGTTGCTGTTTCACACAATGCAAAGTTGTTAATTCTTGATGAACCAACGGCGGGATTAGATGTAATAGCTAGAGATGAATTGTTAGAAATGCTAAGAGATTTTATAGAAAAAGACGAAGAACGCTCTATTTTAATTAGTTCTCACATTTCCAGTGATTTAGAAACTTTATGTGATGACCTTTATATGATACATCAAGGAAAAGTAATTATGCACGAAGATACTGATGTTTTACTAAGCGATTATGCACTACTTAAAGTTGATGAAGAAGAATATTGCAAATTAGATAGACAATATATTTTACGTACAAAAAAAGAAAGCTATGGATATAGTTGTTTAACTAATCAAAAACAATATTATGCTGAAAATTATCCTCAAATGGCGATTGAAAAAGGAAATATAGACGAAGTAATAACAATGATGATTAGAGGTGTTGAATAA